The region TCTTCAGGTCCTCCAGCGTCAGCTTCTTCATCTGGTGCGTGGCGTTGCGGCCCTCGAAGCTGGACCCCAACGTCCAGCCCTTGATCGTCTTGGCCAGGATGACCGTCGGCTGGCCGGTGTGCTCGGTGGCGGCCTTGTACGCCGCGTAGAGCTTGCGGTAGTCGTGTCCACCCCGCTTGAGGTTCCAGATCTCGTCGTCGGAGAGACCCTCGACCATCTTGCGGGTACGCGGGTCGCGGCCGAAGAAGTGCTCCCGGACGTACGCCCCGGACTCCGCCTTGTAGGTCTGGTAGTCGCCGTCGGGGGTGACGTTCATCAGGTTGACCAGCGCGCCGTCGGTGTCCGCGGCGAGTAGCGGGTCCCACTCCCGGCCCCAGACCACCTTGATCACGTTCCAGCCGGCACCCCGGAAGAACGCCTCCAGCTCCTGCATCACCTTGCCGTTGCCGCGTACCGGCCCGTCGAGGCGCTGCAGGTTGCAGTTGATCACGAAGGTGAGATTGTCCAGTTCCTCCCGGGCCGCCACGCCGATCGCGCCCAGCGTCTCCGGCTCGTCCATCTCACCGTCGCCGAGGAACGCCCACACGTGCTGCTGGGAGGTGTCCTTGATGCCCCGGTTGTGCAGGTAACGGTTGAACCGCGCCTGGTAGATGGCGTTGAGCCCACCCAACCCCATCGAGACGGTCGGGAACTCCCAGAAGTCCGGCATCAGCCGCGGGTGCGGGTACGACGGCAGCGAGCCGCCCGGGTGCGACAACTCCTGCCGGAAGCCGTCGAGCTGATCCTCCGACAGCCGCCCCTCAACGAAGGCGCGGGCGTACATGCCGGGGGAGGCGTGGCCCTGGTAGAAGATCTGGTCGCCGCCGCCGGGGTGGTTCTTGCCCCGGAAGAAGTGGTTGAAGCCCACCTCGTAGAGCGAGGCCGAGCTGGCGAAGGTGGAGATGTGCCCACCCACGCCGATCTCCGGCCGTTGCGCCCGGTGCACCAGCATCGCGGCATTCCACCGGATGTAGGCCCGGATCCGCCGCTCGATGTGCTCGTCCCCCGGGAACCAGGGTTCCTGCTCCGGCGGGATGGTGTTTATGTAGTCGGTGGTGGTCAGGGGCGGCACCCCGACCTGGCGTTCGCGGGCCCGCTCCAGCAGGCGCAGCATGACGTAGCGGGCGCGTTTGGCACCCCGCTCGTCGATTACACCGTCAAGCGACTCGACCCATTCAGCGGTTTCTTCGGGGTCGATGTCCGGAAGCTGGCTCGGTAGGCCGTCGCTGATTACCGGGCGCTTGCGTTCCGTGGCCACAGGCGTTCCCTCGGTTGTGTGTGTGGGATAGGTCTCTGCCGCCATCCTGCCCCCTGATACCTGGTTAAGTCACCTCTAGTGGCCCCAGACGCGATGCGCGACACAGGTACTCGTCGGTAACTACCGGCAAGGAAGGACCTCTTCCTCTTGCTTTCTGTTGTACACGGGCCCCTTCCTGACCGCTCAGGCAGACTATGGCCCATGCGCAGCGAAGTGATCACGGTCCGGACCGGCAGCCGTCCGGTGGTGCGGGACATCACGCAACAGGCGGAGCAGTTCCTCGCCGGGGCGGGCGACGGCCTCCTGCACGTCTTCGTCCCGCACGCGACGGCCGGGCTGGCGATCGTCGAGACCGGGGCGGGCTCGGACGATGACGTACTGACCGCGCTGGACGACCTGCTCCCCGCCGATGAGCGCTGGCGGCACCGACACGGGTCACCGGGGCACGGTCGGGACCACGTGATGCCCGCCTTCGTGGCCCCGTACGCGACCCTGCCCGTGCTCGGCGGCCGGCTCGCGTTGGGCACCTGGCAGTCGATCTGCCTGGTCGACCTGAACGGCGACAACGACACCCGCGAGGTCCGGTTCTCGTTCCTGCCCGGCTGACCGCCTTGTCCGGCTGACCGCCTTGTCCGGCTGACTGGCTGACCGCGTGCCCAGCCGAGACCGCCTGCCCGGCTGGCCGCTCTTGCGCCCGGCGGGGCTGGCGGGACGCGATTAGCCTCGCCGCTGTGACGCCTACCTCAGACCAGATCGATGCGCCCATCGTCGCCGTGACCGTCTATCCCGATCGGGCCCGGGTGACCCGACGCGGCACCGTCGCCCTGCCCGCCGGGCAGCACCGGGTACGCATCGGCCCGCTCCCCCTGGACCTGCATCGGGACTCGATCCGGGTCGGCGGGACCGGACCGGCCACCGTACTCGGGGTCGACGTGGTGACCCACCACCACGACCGCAGCCCCGATTCGGCCGTGGCCGAGCTGGAGGAGCAGCGGTGGACGGTGACAGTGGAGCTGACCGAGCTGGCCGACGCCGACGCCGTCGAGCGCCAGCGGGCCGAGTTCCTGGCCACGCTGGCGCAGCGGTCGGGTGGCACCTACGCCCGGGCGCTCGCCGCCGGGGACGCCACCCCGGCCGACGTCGGCGCGTTCGCCGACTCGGTGGCCGACCAGCTCGCCGAGTCGCGCGCCCGCCAGCGGGAGCTGACCCACCGCCGGAGACTGGCCGAGGAGCGGCTGGCGGCGATCGAGCGGCAGCTGGCGACGTTGACCGGCCGGCAGCGCCCGGACCGGCTGGCCGCCGAGGTCACTCTGGCGGTCGGTGCCGCCGACGCCGACGCCGCCGAGGTCCAGCTCGAACTGTCGTACGTGGTGAACGGTGCCGGCTGGCGCTCGTCGTACGACCTGCGCCTGGTCGAGGAGACGTTGACGCTCACCTGGTTCGGCCTGATCACCCAGCGCACCGGGGAGGACTGGCCGGAGTGTGAGCTGCAGTTGTCGACCGCGCGCCCGTCGGCGGCGGCGAACGTACCCGAGTTGGACCCGTGGTATCTCGACCGGTTCCGGCCGACCCCGCCCCCGCCGCCCCGGCAGTCCTTCGGGGCCATGCAGCCGCTGGCCATGCCGGTGGAGCCCGGCGGGGCTCCCGCCCCGGCTCCCGCGCCCGCCGCCGCGGCCCCTGCGCGTGCCCGGATGAAGGAGAGCGTCGCGACCGTCGAGCAGGGGGTGGCGGCGGCCACCTACCGGCCGGCGCGGCCGGTGGCCGTACCGGCGGACGGCAGTGCCCACCGGGCCACCGTCGCGGTGCTGGAGATGCCCACCAAGCTGGACTACCTGACCGCGCCGGTACGCGCCGAGGAGGCACACCTGCGGGCGACCGTGGTGAACGGCTCGACACACACGTTGCCGGCGGGGCCGGCGTCGGTGTTCCACGGCGGCGACTTCGTGGCCGCCACCAAGCTGCCGAGGTGGGCGCCGGGCGAGGAGGTCGAGCTGGCGCTGGGCCTGGACGACCGGGTACGCGTGGAGCGGGTGCTGGCCCGGCGCAGCGACACGAAGGCGACGCTGGGCTCGACCCGTCGCCGGGAGGTCGAGTACCGGATCACCGTGGCCAACCACACGCCTCGGGCGGCGGCGGTGACGGTGCTGGACCAGTTGCCGGTCTCCCGGGACGAGGGCGTGGTGGTGCGGGAACTGCGGCTGGAACCTTCGCCGACCGAGCGTGCTGACCTGGGACGGTTGAGCTGGCGGCTCCAGCTTGCGCCGGGGGAGTCCCGGGAGATCCACGTGGGACTGCGGGTGGAGCTGGCCAAGGGGGTCGAACTGGTCGGCTGGCGCGAGTGACGGACCGCCCCTCGGGGGTCGCCCAGGCCGGGCGGCACCCGAGGGGCGGATCAGCATTTCGTCGGTCGGTCAGACGGCGGCGGTGGCGAGCTGGGTTACCTTGATCTTGGCGACCAGCGCGTCGAGCAGCCCGCACAGCATGGTCTCGGTCGGCTCGTCCTGGATCGATCCGTCGGCGGTCAGCTTCTCGTGCGCGTTGGTGACGATGACCTCGGGTTTGGTCACCACGGCGGCGTCGACGCAGAGGCACAGCTGTCGCAGCTGGAGTTGGGCCCGTACGGTCCCCATGCCGGTCGGGGCGGCACCGGCGATGGCGATCGGCTTGTGTGCCAGCGGGGAGACCCACACCGAGACGGGGAAGGTGGGGCGGGAGGCCCAGTCGAGGGCGTTCTTGAGTACGCCGGGCACGCCGAAGTTGTACTCCGGGGTGGCGATGAACAGGCCGTCGGCGGCGGCGATCCGCTCCCGCAGGTCGACCACCGGGGCTGGCAGTGCGGTCTCCTGGTCCTGGTTGAACGGCGGGATCTCGGCCAGGCCGGTGTAGTGCTCGATGGTCAGCCCGGTCGGTGCCAGACGCTGGGCGGCCCGGATCAGGCCGGTGTTGAACGAGGCGTCCCGCAGGCTGCCGGAGATGGCCAGGACAGAGAAGTCGGACATGTGGATTTCCTTGCTTGGGTTGCCCGGGAAGCGTCCTCGGGTCAGTTGCGGCGAGGCGGGAAAGGTTCTCCCGACCCAATTGCGTGAGCTGGCCAATAGTAGAGCAACTAAATTATCTGGTCGCAAGTACCATGTCCCCCATGGCGCAGCACACAACTCCCACCGGCAGTTCGAGCGTGCTCGACCAGTGCACCCTCGCCGGTGACGTGGTGCACCGGATCATGCACATCGCCGGCGCGCTCCGGCACTACCAGGACACCGATCTCGCGCAGCTCGGGCTGACCCCGGCTGCCGCCCGCGCGCTGCACCAGCTCGACCCGGACCACCCGCTGCCCGCCCGCGACCTCGCCGAGCAGCTCGGCTGCGACCGCTCCAACGTCACCGCCCTGGTCGACAAGCTCGAACAGGCCGGTCTCGTGCAACGCCGTACCGACCCGGCGGACCGTCGACTCAAGACCCTGGTGGTCACCGACACCGGCCGGCGGGTTCGCGACGAGGTGCACCGCGTGCTGTCCGACTCGCGGCTGCTCAGCGGACTGACCCAGGCCGAGCTGACCACGCTGCGCGACCTGGTCTGGAAGGTCTCCGATGGTGGCTGTCCGGAGGAGTGCTGAGGCGCCCGACCGGCGCGACACGCGCCGCCCGAAACGTGTCGCACTGGTTGCCGATGGCCCGAGTGGGTAATGCTGTCCGACGTGACCACCCCTCAAGATCTCGACGAACGGTTCCGGGAGGCGGTCGGCGGTCTCCTCGTCCCGACCAACCGGCGCTCGCCGGACGGGCTGGTCCGCGACGACACCACACTCACCGGCGTCCGTGCGCTGGAACTCTTCGACGCCCAGTTGACCAGCCGGCACCTGGACCTCGCCGCGCGCTGGCTACGTAGCTTCGGTGAGGGATTCCACACCATCGGATCGTCCGGCCACGAGGGAAACGCGGCGGTGGCGGCGGCCGTACTGTCCACCGACCCGGCCCTGTTGCACTACCGCTCCGGCGGTTTCTACTGCGCTCGGGTGGCCCAGGCCGGCCCGCTCCCGGCCACCACCCCGGCTACGGCCGACGGCACCCTCCTGACCACCGCCCGGGTGAGGACCGGTGCGACCGCCGGCGACGACGATGCCGCCGCCGGAGGCGAGACGGACGCCGACCCGATCGCCACGGCCGCCCGGGACGTACTGCGGGGGGTGGTGGCCTCCGCCGTCGATCCGGCGGCCGGAGGGCGGCACAAGGTCTTCGGCAACGCCGACCTGGCCGTCATCCCCACCACCTCCACCATCGCCTCACACCTGCCCCGGGCGGTCGGCATCGGCTTCGCCATCGAACGGATGCGGCGGCAGTCCGCCATTCCGACCCAGTCCCCGGCCCGGTCGCGGCTCGGCGGACCGTCCCGGCCCGACACCGACGCGGGGTCGCCCTGGCCACCGGACGCGATCGTGGTCTGCTCGTTCGGCGACGCCTCGGTCAACCACGTCAGCGCCGTTGCCGCCTTCAACACCGCCGGTTGGTGCGACCACACCGGACTGCGGATCCCGGTGCTCTTCGTCTGCGAGGACAACGGGCTCGGCATCAGCGTCCGGTCCCCGGAAGGCTGGGTGGCCGCCACGCTCGGCGCGAAGCCGGGACTGCGGTACTTCTCCGCCGACGGCTGCGACCTGGCCCAGGCGTACGACGCGGCGAGTGAGGCCGCCTCCTGGGTGCGCCGGCATCGGCGGCCAGCCGTACTACACCTGTCGACCGTACGTCTGATGGGGCACGGCGGCGCGGACGCCGAACTGGCGTACCGGTCGGCGGGGGAGGTCGCCCAGGACCTGGAGCGGGATCCGATCATCGCCACCGCGCGGCTGTTGGTCGAGGCGGGACTGGCCACCCCGGACGAGTTGATCGCCCGCTACGACGAGGTTGGCTGGCAGGTCCGGAAGGTGGCCGAGGAGGTGCTCGGCGAACCGAAACTGGCCACCGCCGCCGACATCATGGCCCCGATCGCCCCCCGCCGCCCGGTACGGGTGTCCCGGGCCGTCACCGACGCCGGCTCCCGGGCCGCCGGTCCGGGAGCCGCCGCCCGTACCGCCGCGTTCGGAGGGAAACTGCCCGAGCAGGCGGGACCGCTCACCCTTGCGCAGACCATCAACGCGGCGCTGGCCGACGGACTGCTGGACCACCCGGAGATGACGATCTTCGGACAGGACGTCGCGGCCAAGGGCGGGCTGTACGGGGTGACCAAGGGCCTACGGCAGCGGTACGGTGCCTCCCGGGTCTTCGACACCCTGCTCGACGAGACCTCAGTGCTGGGCCTGGGGCTCGGTGCCGGACTGGCCGGCATGCTGCCGGTCCCGGAGATCCAGTACCTCGCCTATCTGCACAGCGCCGAGGACCAGCTGCGTGGGGAGGGGGCCACCCTGCGGTTCTTCTCCCGGGGAGCCTTCCGTAATCCGATGGTGGTCCGGGTGCCGGGGCTGGCCTACCAGGACGGGATCGGCGGGCACTTCCACAACGACAACTCGCTGGCCGTACTGCGGGATGTTCCCGGCCTGGTGCTCGCGGTGCCGGCGCGGGCCGAGGACGCCGCGCCGATGCTGCGCTCGTGCCTGGCCAGCGCTGCGGTGGACGGCAGCGTCTGCGTCTTCCTGGAGCCCATCGCGCTCTACCACACCCGGGATCTCTACCTGCCTGGTGACGACGAGTGGCTCTCTCCGTACGCCGGCCCGGGGGACTGGGGGAGCAGCCACGCGCCGATCGGCCGGGCCCGCAGCTACGGGGTCGGATCGGCCGAAGATGTCACGATCATCACTTTCGGTAATGGGGTGCGGATGTCGCTGCGCGCCGCCGGTGCCCTGGCCGAGGAGGGGATCGGTACCCGGGTGGTCGACCTGCGCTGGCTGGCACCACTACCCGTTGCCGACATCATCCGGGAGGCCTCCGCCACTGGTCGAGTGCTGGTAGCAGACGAGACGCGCCGGTCCGGCGGGGTGGGTGAGGGCATCGTGGCGGCGTTGGTGGATGCCGGATATGTGGGTGCTGTGCGGCGAGTTGCCTCGGTTGACTCTTTTGTCCCCCTTGGTCCTTCTGCGACCCAGGTGCTCCTCTCCGAGGATGCAATTACCCAGGGTGCCCGTACGCTGCTGGCACGGTAAATTCCGTTCCACTCGGTGTGCCACTTGCGCGCAGGGGCACAACTGTGTGGACTTTGCCCTATCGGTGTCAGACGACGCCGCTAGCAGTTGAGATGAGGAGGCACGCGACAGTGAGCGCGACCGCTGGTCAGGCCGCCGACGGAGTACGGAGCCTGGCGGACCGGTTCGGCATCGAGCCGGGGATGGTCGTCATGGAGATGGGGTACGACGACGACGTCGACCAGGATCTCCGTGACGCCCTGACCGATCGCTGTGGGGAGCTGGTCGACGAAGACACCGACGAGGTCGTCGATTCGGTGCTGGTCTGGTATCGGGACGGCGACGGTGATCTC is a window of Micromonospora polyrhachis DNA encoding:
- a CDS encoding DUF3052 domain-containing protein, which encodes MSATAGQAADGVRSLADRFGIEPGMVVMEMGYDDDVDQDLRDALTDRCGELVDEDTDEVVDSVLVWYRDGDGDLFELLVDALGPLADNGVVWLLTPKAGRDGHVEPSEISESAPTAGLQQTSTINAGKDWSGARLVLRRGAKTKK
- a CDS encoding secondary thiamine-phosphate synthase enzyme YjbQ; this encodes MRSEVITVRTGSRPVVRDITQQAEQFLAGAGDGLLHVFVPHATAGLAIVETGAGSDDDVLTALDDLLPADERWRHRHGSPGHGRDHVMPAFVAPYATLPVLGGRLALGTWQSICLVDLNGDNDTREVRFSFLPG
- a CDS encoding MarR family winged helix-turn-helix transcriptional regulator, giving the protein MAQHTTPTGSSSVLDQCTLAGDVVHRIMHIAGALRHYQDTDLAQLGLTPAAARALHQLDPDHPLPARDLAEQLGCDRSNVTALVDKLEQAGLVQRRTDPADRRLKTLVVTDTGRRVRDEVHRVLSDSRLLSGLTQAELTTLRDLVWKVSDGGCPEEC
- a CDS encoding mucoidy inhibitor MuiA family protein, with the translated sequence MTPTSDQIDAPIVAVTVYPDRARVTRRGTVALPAGQHRVRIGPLPLDLHRDSIRVGGTGPATVLGVDVVTHHHDRSPDSAVAELEEQRWTVTVELTELADADAVERQRAEFLATLAQRSGGTYARALAAGDATPADVGAFADSVADQLAESRARQRELTHRRRLAEERLAAIERQLATLTGRQRPDRLAAEVTLAVGAADADAAEVQLELSYVVNGAGWRSSYDLRLVEETLTLTWFGLITQRTGEDWPECELQLSTARPSAAANVPELDPWYLDRFRPTPPPPPRQSFGAMQPLAMPVEPGGAPAPAPAPAAAAPARARMKESVATVEQGVAAATYRPARPVAVPADGSAHRATVAVLEMPTKLDYLTAPVRAEEAHLRATVVNGSTHTLPAGPASVFHGGDFVAATKLPRWAPGEEVELALGLDDRVRVERVLARRSDTKATLGSTRRREVEYRITVANHTPRAAAVTVLDQLPVSRDEGVVVRELRLEPSPTERADLGRLSWRLQLAPGESREIHVGLRVELAKGVELVGWRE
- a CDS encoding NADPH-dependent FMN reductase, producing the protein MSDFSVLAISGSLRDASFNTGLIRAAQRLAPTGLTIEHYTGLAEIPPFNQDQETALPAPVVDLRERIAAADGLFIATPEYNFGVPGVLKNALDWASRPTFPVSVWVSPLAHKPIAIAGAAPTGMGTVRAQLQLRQLCLCVDAAVVTKPEVIVTNAHEKLTADGSIQDEPTETMLCGLLDALVAKIKVTQLATAAV
- a CDS encoding transketolase C-terminal domain-containing protein encodes the protein MVRDDTTLTGVRALELFDAQLTSRHLDLAARWLRSFGEGFHTIGSSGHEGNAAVAAAVLSTDPALLHYRSGGFYCARVAQAGPLPATTPATADGTLLTTARVRTGATAGDDDAAAGGETDADPIATAARDVLRGVVASAVDPAAGGRHKVFGNADLAVIPTTSTIASHLPRAVGIGFAIERMRRQSAIPTQSPARSRLGGPSRPDTDAGSPWPPDAIVVCSFGDASVNHVSAVAAFNTAGWCDHTGLRIPVLFVCEDNGLGISVRSPEGWVAATLGAKPGLRYFSADGCDLAQAYDAASEAASWVRRHRRPAVLHLSTVRLMGHGGADAELAYRSAGEVAQDLERDPIIATARLLVEAGLATPDELIARYDEVGWQVRKVAEEVLGEPKLATAADIMAPIAPRRPVRVSRAVTDAGSRAAGPGAAARTAAFGGKLPEQAGPLTLAQTINAALADGLLDHPEMTIFGQDVAAKGGLYGVTKGLRQRYGASRVFDTLLDETSVLGLGLGAGLAGMLPVPEIQYLAYLHSAEDQLRGEGATLRFFSRGAFRNPMVVRVPGLAYQDGIGGHFHNDNSLAVLRDVPGLVLAVPARAEDAAPMLRSCLASAAVDGSVCVFLEPIALYHTRDLYLPGDDEWLSPYAGPGDWGSSHAPIGRARSYGVGSAEDVTIITFGNGVRMSLRAAGALAEEGIGTRVVDLRWLAPLPVADIIREASATGRVLVADETRRSGGVGEGIVAALVDAGYVGAVRRVASVDSFVPLGPSATQVLLSEDAITQGARTLLAR